One window of Strigops habroptila isolate Jane chromosome Z, bStrHab1.2.pri, whole genome shotgun sequence genomic DNA carries:
- the CZH18orf32 gene encoding UPF0729 protein C18orf32 homolog, with translation MVCIPCIVIPVLLWVYKKFLEPYIYPVIAPFVKRVWPKKAVQETTATKEGQGGSTGNPRAPSATKRDQEDDSGIYKFESNSVANGIAAKRSTEVSDKKAD, from the exons ATGGTGTGCATTCCATGCATTGTCATTCCCGTTCTCCTCTGGGTCTACAAGAAATTCCTTGAGCCCTATATCTATCCCGTTATTGCACCTTTTGTGAAGCGCGTATGGCCCAAGAAAGCCGTGCAAGAAACAACAGCCACAAAAGAAGGTCAAGGAGGCAGCACTGGAAATCCAAGGGCACCTTCAGCCACGAAAAGAGATCAGGAGGATGACTCTGGAATTTATAAA tttgaaAGCAACAGCGTTGCAAATGGAATCGCTGCAAAAAGATCCACAGAAGTTTCTGACAAGAAAGCGGATTAG